In Macaca fascicularis isolate 582-1 chromosome X, T2T-MFA8v1.1, one DNA window encodes the following:
- the LOC123571206 gene encoding uncharacterized protein: protein MAKVTRKLKESSKVVEQSNPSTKQLISSTKGKNKTKKSCQPRARNGGKVKKIQRGIKRLLHGSSRKKSSSTSTEIPQKVKRVKRAKKFQPLAKIE from the exons ATGGCTAAAGTTACTAGAAAATTGAAGGAATCTAGCAAAGTTGTGGAACAATCAAACCCAAGCACAAAACAATTAATCTCAAGCACAAAAGGGAAGAACAAGACGAAGAAATCCTGTCAACCCAGGGCCAGAAATGGGGGCAAG GTGAAGAAGATACAGAGGGGGATAAAACGACTGCTTCATGGGAGTTCAAGAAAAAAATCGTCTAGTACTAGTACAGAAATTCCACAAAAggtaaaaagagtgaaaagagcCAAGAAGTTTCAGCCACTAGCAAAGATTGAGTAG